One genomic window of Paramormyrops kingsleyae isolate MSU_618 chromosome 20, PKINGS_0.4, whole genome shotgun sequence includes the following:
- the LOC111836813 gene encoding stromal membrane-associated protein 1-like isoform X1 has translation MATRSEREKAQKLNEQHQAILSKMLREEDNKYCADCEAKGPRWASWNLGVFICIRCAGIHRNLGVHISRVKSVNLDQWTPEQIQSVQDMGNSKARRLYEATLPESFRRPQTDQAVEFFIRDKYERKKYYDKSVAEAIAKSSEAAVPSVAPISSQAVEKSKAEKEREKEERRMEREVARGDRLAASEKAQKKDEGQRDARGSPARRPEPAVDLLGLDTPAVSAGSGLAGAAPLSDDLDIFGPMVSNPLPSSSAQQGGSNTAASGATSAPGAGGSGPAQGDLDLFGERGSKTEETSKKPLSKDSILSLYSSGGGGMSQQPAPAAMYMGASQMQFPTPPAAAFQGYAPMSGAVPASPMVGAMVGQNTGVMVSMAMPNGFMGSVPGGVTSTAPGMMPPQGGAVPTGAVPAQNMYAMQPGQQGQWNVGQVNQQMSGMSLNGVGGGAVSFGQPPAWTGPPPGQTLSTQLWK, from the exons GTCCACGATGGGCCTCCTGGAATCTCGGAGTCTTCATCTGCATCCGCTGCGCCGGCATCCACCGCAACCTGGGCGTGCACATATCGCGCGTCAAGTCCGTCAACCTGGATCAGTGGACCCCGGAGCAGATCCAG AGCGTGCAGGACATGGGCAACAGCAAGGCCCGCCGGCTGTACGAGGCCACCCTCCCGGAGAGCTTCAGGAGGCCTCAGACCGACCA AGCCGTGGAGTTCTTCATCAGGGACAAGTACGAGAGGAAGAAGTACTATGACAAGAGCGTGGCAGAGGCCATCGCC AAGTCCTCCGAGGCCGCCGTACCTTCAGTGGCCCCCATCTCATCACAAGCGGTTGAGAAGAGCAAGGCTGAG AAGGAGCGAGAGAAAGAAGAGAGGAGGATGGAAAGGGAGGTGGCCAGGGGGGATCGGTTGGCAGCCAGCGAGAAG GCCCAGAAGAAGGATGAGGGCCAGAGGGACGCCCGAGGCAGCCCCGCCCGGAGGCCAGAGCCCGCCGTCGACCTGCTGGGCCTGG ACACCCCCGCGGTCAGTGCTGGCAGCGGCTTGGCCGGTGCAGCCCCGCTCAGCGACGACCTGGACATCTTTGGGCCCATGGTGTCCAACCCACTGCCATCCTCCTCCGCACAG CAGGGCGGCAGCAACACGGCAGCGTCGGGGGCAACGTCAGCGCCTGGAGCGGGAGGCTCAGGTCCAGCCCAGGGGGACCTGGACCTGTTTGGTGAGAGAGGCAGCAAGACAGAGGAGACCAGCAAGAAGCCACTCTCCAAGGACTCCATCCTGTCCCTGTACagcagtggtggtggtggaatgTCCCAGCAACCGGCCCCAG CTGCCATGTATATGGGAGCCTCCCAGATGCAGTTCCCCACCCCGCCCGCCGCGGCCTTCCAGGGCTACGCCCCCATGAGCGGGGCAGTGCCAGCCAGCCCCATGGTGGGTGCCATGGTGGGCCAGAACACAGGCGTGATGGTCAGCATGGCGATGCCCAACGGCTTCATGGGGAGCGTTCCGGGCGGGGTGACGAGCACGGCGCCGGGCATGATGccaccacaggggggcgctgtGCCAACTGGGGCGGTGCCCGCCCAGAACATGTATGCTATGCAGCCCGGCCAGCAGGGACAGTGGAACGTGGGCCAG GTGAACCAGCAAATGTCCGGGATGAGTCTGAAtggagtggggggaggggctgtgagCTTCGGACAGCCGCCTGCCTGGACCgggccccccccaggccagacCCTCAGCACACAACTGTGGAAGTGA
- the LOC111836813 gene encoding stromal membrane-associated protein 1-like isoform X2: MATRSEREKAQKLNEQHQAILSKMLREEDNKYCADCEAKGPRWASWNLGVFICIRCAGIHRNLGVHISRVKSVNLDQWTPEQIQSVQDMGNSKARRLYEATLPESFRRPQTDQAVEFFIRDKYERKKYYDKSVAEAIAKSSEAAVPSVAPISSQAVEKSKAEKEREKEERRMEREVARGDRLAASEKAQKKDEGQRDARGSPARRPEPAVDLLGLDTPAVSAGSGLAGAAPLSDDLDIFGPMVSNPLPSSSAQGGSNTAASGATSAPGAGGSGPAQGDLDLFGERGSKTEETSKKPLSKDSILSLYSSGGGGMSQQPAPAAMYMGASQMQFPTPPAAAFQGYAPMSGAVPASPMVGAMVGQNTGVMVSMAMPNGFMGSVPGGVTSTAPGMMPPQGGAVPTGAVPAQNMYAMQPGQQGQWNVGQVNQQMSGMSLNGVGGGAVSFGQPPAWTGPPPGQTLSTQLWK; the protein is encoded by the exons GTCCACGATGGGCCTCCTGGAATCTCGGAGTCTTCATCTGCATCCGCTGCGCCGGCATCCACCGCAACCTGGGCGTGCACATATCGCGCGTCAAGTCCGTCAACCTGGATCAGTGGACCCCGGAGCAGATCCAG AGCGTGCAGGACATGGGCAACAGCAAGGCCCGCCGGCTGTACGAGGCCACCCTCCCGGAGAGCTTCAGGAGGCCTCAGACCGACCA AGCCGTGGAGTTCTTCATCAGGGACAAGTACGAGAGGAAGAAGTACTATGACAAGAGCGTGGCAGAGGCCATCGCC AAGTCCTCCGAGGCCGCCGTACCTTCAGTGGCCCCCATCTCATCACAAGCGGTTGAGAAGAGCAAGGCTGAG AAGGAGCGAGAGAAAGAAGAGAGGAGGATGGAAAGGGAGGTGGCCAGGGGGGATCGGTTGGCAGCCAGCGAGAAG GCCCAGAAGAAGGATGAGGGCCAGAGGGACGCCCGAGGCAGCCCCGCCCGGAGGCCAGAGCCCGCCGTCGACCTGCTGGGCCTGG ACACCCCCGCGGTCAGTGCTGGCAGCGGCTTGGCCGGTGCAGCCCCGCTCAGCGACGACCTGGACATCTTTGGGCCCATGGTGTCCAACCCACTGCCATCCTCCTCCGCACAG GGCGGCAGCAACACGGCAGCGTCGGGGGCAACGTCAGCGCCTGGAGCGGGAGGCTCAGGTCCAGCCCAGGGGGACCTGGACCTGTTTGGTGAGAGAGGCAGCAAGACAGAGGAGACCAGCAAGAAGCCACTCTCCAAGGACTCCATCCTGTCCCTGTACagcagtggtggtggtggaatgTCCCAGCAACCGGCCCCAG CTGCCATGTATATGGGAGCCTCCCAGATGCAGTTCCCCACCCCGCCCGCCGCGGCCTTCCAGGGCTACGCCCCCATGAGCGGGGCAGTGCCAGCCAGCCCCATGGTGGGTGCCATGGTGGGCCAGAACACAGGCGTGATGGTCAGCATGGCGATGCCCAACGGCTTCATGGGGAGCGTTCCGGGCGGGGTGACGAGCACGGCGCCGGGCATGATGccaccacaggggggcgctgtGCCAACTGGGGCGGTGCCCGCCCAGAACATGTATGCTATGCAGCCCGGCCAGCAGGGACAGTGGAACGTGGGCCAG GTGAACCAGCAAATGTCCGGGATGAGTCTGAAtggagtggggggaggggctgtgagCTTCGGACAGCCGCCTGCCTGGACCgggccccccccaggccagacCCTCAGCACACAACTGTGGAAGTGA
- the LOC111836842 gene encoding galactosylgalactosylxylosylprotein 3-beta-glucuronosyltransferase 2-like isoform X1, with the protein MKSIFYSYFFTVLPWVLIVIIMIDLETRRTVQRRTWLYRDHYYKAQNTALPVIYAITPTYTRTVQKAELTRLANTFRQVPNFHWIVVEDSYTITDLVSSFLSTSGVQHTHLHVSTLLRYKRPRQPRGTEQRNAALRSLRLLRSRNDSGVVFFADDDNTYSLELFEEMRSTRRVSVWPVGLTGGRLYERPLVEKGRVVGWYTGWEAGRLFPIDMAGFAINLQVLLENPQAVFKRQGSKPGMQETDFLKQITRMEDLEPKASNCTRVLVWHTRTEKVNLGNEPKKQLDSVVIEV; encoded by the exons ATGAAATCAATATTTTACAGCTACTTCTTCACCGTTCTGCCATGGGTTTTGATCGTTATAATCATGATTGACCTCGAAACCAGAAGAACCGTGCAGCGCAGGACGTGGCTATACCGCGATCACTACTACAAGGCTCAGAACACAGCCTTGCCGGTCATTTACGCCATCACCCCCACTTACACCAGAACGGTTCAGAAAGCGGAGCTCACACGACTGGCCAACACGTTCCGCCAGGTTCCCAACTTCCACTGGATCGTGGTGGAGGATTCTTACACTATCACGGATCTGGTGTCGAGCTTCTTATCCACATCTGGGGTGCAGCACACCCATCTACACGTGTCCACGCTGCTCAGATACAAGCGGCCGAGGCAACCCCGGGGTACCGAGCAGAGGAACGCGGCGCTGAGATCGCTACGCTTGCTTCGCTCCCGCAACGactccggggtggtcttcttcgCAGATGATGACAACACGTACAGCCTGGAGCTGTTCGAGGAG ATGCGATCGACCCGGCGGGTGTCCGTGTGGCCGGTGGGACTGACTGGTGGCCGCCTATatgagcgccccctggtggagaaGGGCAGAGTGGTCGGCTGGTACACGGGCTGGGAGGCGGGGCGGCTTTTCCCAATCGACATGGCGG GCTTCGCCATCAACCTGCAGGTGCTGTTGGAGAACCCCCAGGCGGTCTTCAAGCGGCAAGGCTCAAAGCCCGGCATGCAGGAGACCGATTTTCTCAAGCAGATCACCAGGATGGAAGACCTGGAACCAAAGGCCAGCAACTGCACCCGG GTGCTCGTGTGGCACACTCGCACCGAGAAGGTGAACCTGGGGAACGAGCCCAAAAAGCAGTTGGACTCCGTCGTGATTGAGGTCTAA
- the LOC111836813 gene encoding stromal membrane-associated protein 1-like isoform X4, with protein sequence MATRSEREKAQKLNEQHQAILSKMLREEDNKYCADCEAKGPRWASWNLGVFICIRCAGIHRNLGVHISRVKSVNLDQWTPEQIQSVQDMGNSKARRLYEATLPESFRRPQTDQAVEFFIRDKYERKKYYDKSVAEAIAAQKKDEGQRDARGSPARRPEPAVDLLGLDTPAVSAGSGLAGAAPLSDDLDIFGPMVSNPLPSSSAQQGGSNTAASGATSAPGAGGSGPAQGDLDLFGERGSKTEETSKKPLSKDSILSLYSSGGGGMSQQPAPAAMYMGASQMQFPTPPAAAFQGYAPMSGAVPASPMVGAMVGQNTGVMVSMAMPNGFMGSVPGGVTSTAPGMMPPQGGAVPTGAVPAQNMYAMQPGQQGQWNVGQVNQQMSGMSLNGVGGGAVSFGQPPAWTGPPPGQTLSTQLWK encoded by the exons GTCCACGATGGGCCTCCTGGAATCTCGGAGTCTTCATCTGCATCCGCTGCGCCGGCATCCACCGCAACCTGGGCGTGCACATATCGCGCGTCAAGTCCGTCAACCTGGATCAGTGGACCCCGGAGCAGATCCAG AGCGTGCAGGACATGGGCAACAGCAAGGCCCGCCGGCTGTACGAGGCCACCCTCCCGGAGAGCTTCAGGAGGCCTCAGACCGACCA AGCCGTGGAGTTCTTCATCAGGGACAAGTACGAGAGGAAGAAGTACTATGACAAGAGCGTGGCAGAGGCCATCGCC GCCCAGAAGAAGGATGAGGGCCAGAGGGACGCCCGAGGCAGCCCCGCCCGGAGGCCAGAGCCCGCCGTCGACCTGCTGGGCCTGG ACACCCCCGCGGTCAGTGCTGGCAGCGGCTTGGCCGGTGCAGCCCCGCTCAGCGACGACCTGGACATCTTTGGGCCCATGGTGTCCAACCCACTGCCATCCTCCTCCGCACAG CAGGGCGGCAGCAACACGGCAGCGTCGGGGGCAACGTCAGCGCCTGGAGCGGGAGGCTCAGGTCCAGCCCAGGGGGACCTGGACCTGTTTGGTGAGAGAGGCAGCAAGACAGAGGAGACCAGCAAGAAGCCACTCTCCAAGGACTCCATCCTGTCCCTGTACagcagtggtggtggtggaatgTCCCAGCAACCGGCCCCAG CTGCCATGTATATGGGAGCCTCCCAGATGCAGTTCCCCACCCCGCCCGCCGCGGCCTTCCAGGGCTACGCCCCCATGAGCGGGGCAGTGCCAGCCAGCCCCATGGTGGGTGCCATGGTGGGCCAGAACACAGGCGTGATGGTCAGCATGGCGATGCCCAACGGCTTCATGGGGAGCGTTCCGGGCGGGGTGACGAGCACGGCGCCGGGCATGATGccaccacaggggggcgctgtGCCAACTGGGGCGGTGCCCGCCCAGAACATGTATGCTATGCAGCCCGGCCAGCAGGGACAGTGGAACGTGGGCCAG GTGAACCAGCAAATGTCCGGGATGAGTCTGAAtggagtggggggaggggctgtgagCTTCGGACAGCCGCCTGCCTGGACCgggccccccccaggccagacCCTCAGCACACAACTGTGGAAGTGA
- the LOC111836842 gene encoding galactosylgalactosylxylosylprotein 3-beta-glucuronosyltransferase 2-like isoform X2, with the protein MKSIFYSYFFTVLPWVLIVIIMIDLETRRTVQRRTWLYRDHYYKAQNTALPVIYAITPTYTRTVQKAELTRLANTFRQVPNFHWIVVEDSYTITDLVSSFLSTSGVQHTHLHVSTLLRYKRPRQPRGTEQRNAALRSLRLLRSRNDSGVVFFADDDNTYSLELFEEMRSTRRVSVWPVGLTGGRLYERPLVEKGRVVGWYTGWEAGRLFPIDMAGFAINLQVLLENPQAVFKRQGSKPGMQETDFLKQITRMEDLEPKASNCTRNMEVKLP; encoded by the exons ATGAAATCAATATTTTACAGCTACTTCTTCACCGTTCTGCCATGGGTTTTGATCGTTATAATCATGATTGACCTCGAAACCAGAAGAACCGTGCAGCGCAGGACGTGGCTATACCGCGATCACTACTACAAGGCTCAGAACACAGCCTTGCCGGTCATTTACGCCATCACCCCCACTTACACCAGAACGGTTCAGAAAGCGGAGCTCACACGACTGGCCAACACGTTCCGCCAGGTTCCCAACTTCCACTGGATCGTGGTGGAGGATTCTTACACTATCACGGATCTGGTGTCGAGCTTCTTATCCACATCTGGGGTGCAGCACACCCATCTACACGTGTCCACGCTGCTCAGATACAAGCGGCCGAGGCAACCCCGGGGTACCGAGCAGAGGAACGCGGCGCTGAGATCGCTACGCTTGCTTCGCTCCCGCAACGactccggggtggtcttcttcgCAGATGATGACAACACGTACAGCCTGGAGCTGTTCGAGGAG ATGCGATCGACCCGGCGGGTGTCCGTGTGGCCGGTGGGACTGACTGGTGGCCGCCTATatgagcgccccctggtggagaaGGGCAGAGTGGTCGGCTGGTACACGGGCTGGGAGGCGGGGCGGCTTTTCCCAATCGACATGGCGG GCTTCGCCATCAACCTGCAGGTGCTGTTGGAGAACCCCCAGGCGGTCTTCAAGCGGCAAGGCTCAAAGCCCGGCATGCAGGAGACCGATTTTCTCAAGCAGATCACCAGGATGGAAGACCTGGAACCAAAGGCCAGCAACTGCACCCGG aacatggaagtaaaactcccataa
- the LOC111836813 gene encoding stromal membrane-associated protein 1-like isoform X6, producing MATRSEREKAQKLNEQHQAILSKMLREEDNKYCADCEAKGPRWASWNLGVFICIRCAGIHRNLGVHISRVKSVNLDQWTPEQIQKEREKEERRMEREVARGDRLAASEKAQKKDEGQRDARGSPARRPEPAVDLLGLDTPAVSAGSGLAGAAPLSDDLDIFGPMVSNPLPSSSAQQGGSNTAASGATSAPGAGGSGPAQGDLDLFGERGSKTEETSKKPLSKDSILSLYSSGGGGMSQQPAPAAMYMGASQMQFPTPPAAAFQGYAPMSGAVPASPMVGAMVGQNTGVMVSMAMPNGFMGSVPGGVTSTAPGMMPPQGGAVPTGAVPAQNMYAMQPGQQGQWNVGQVNQQMSGMSLNGVGGGAVSFGQPPAWTGPPPGQTLSTQLWK from the exons GTCCACGATGGGCCTCCTGGAATCTCGGAGTCTTCATCTGCATCCGCTGCGCCGGCATCCACCGCAACCTGGGCGTGCACATATCGCGCGTCAAGTCCGTCAACCTGGATCAGTGGACCCCGGAGCAGATCCAG AAGGAGCGAGAGAAAGAAGAGAGGAGGATGGAAAGGGAGGTGGCCAGGGGGGATCGGTTGGCAGCCAGCGAGAAG GCCCAGAAGAAGGATGAGGGCCAGAGGGACGCCCGAGGCAGCCCCGCCCGGAGGCCAGAGCCCGCCGTCGACCTGCTGGGCCTGG ACACCCCCGCGGTCAGTGCTGGCAGCGGCTTGGCCGGTGCAGCCCCGCTCAGCGACGACCTGGACATCTTTGGGCCCATGGTGTCCAACCCACTGCCATCCTCCTCCGCACAG CAGGGCGGCAGCAACACGGCAGCGTCGGGGGCAACGTCAGCGCCTGGAGCGGGAGGCTCAGGTCCAGCCCAGGGGGACCTGGACCTGTTTGGTGAGAGAGGCAGCAAGACAGAGGAGACCAGCAAGAAGCCACTCTCCAAGGACTCCATCCTGTCCCTGTACagcagtggtggtggtggaatgTCCCAGCAACCGGCCCCAG CTGCCATGTATATGGGAGCCTCCCAGATGCAGTTCCCCACCCCGCCCGCCGCGGCCTTCCAGGGCTACGCCCCCATGAGCGGGGCAGTGCCAGCCAGCCCCATGGTGGGTGCCATGGTGGGCCAGAACACAGGCGTGATGGTCAGCATGGCGATGCCCAACGGCTTCATGGGGAGCGTTCCGGGCGGGGTGACGAGCACGGCGCCGGGCATGATGccaccacaggggggcgctgtGCCAACTGGGGCGGTGCCCGCCCAGAACATGTATGCTATGCAGCCCGGCCAGCAGGGACAGTGGAACGTGGGCCAG GTGAACCAGCAAATGTCCGGGATGAGTCTGAAtggagtggggggaggggctgtgagCTTCGGACAGCCGCCTGCCTGGACCgggccccccccaggccagacCCTCAGCACACAACTGTGGAAGTGA
- the LOC111836813 gene encoding stromal membrane-associated protein 1-like isoform X7 — protein sequence MATRSEREKAQKLNEQHQAILSKMLREEDNKYCADCEAKGPRWASWNLGVFICIRCAGIHRNLGVHISRVKSVNLDQWTPEQIQKSSEAAVPSVAPISSQAVEKSKAEAQKKDEGQRDARGSPARRPEPAVDLLGLDTPAVSAGSGLAGAAPLSDDLDIFGPMVSNPLPSSSAQQGGSNTAASGATSAPGAGGSGPAQGDLDLFGERGSKTEETSKKPLSKDSILSLYSSGGGGMSQQPAPAAMYMGASQMQFPTPPAAAFQGYAPMSGAVPASPMVGAMVGQNTGVMVSMAMPNGFMGSVPGGVTSTAPGMMPPQGGAVPTGAVPAQNMYAMQPGQQGQWNVGQVNQQMSGMSLNGVGGGAVSFGQPPAWTGPPPGQTLSTQLWK from the exons GTCCACGATGGGCCTCCTGGAATCTCGGAGTCTTCATCTGCATCCGCTGCGCCGGCATCCACCGCAACCTGGGCGTGCACATATCGCGCGTCAAGTCCGTCAACCTGGATCAGTGGACCCCGGAGCAGATCCAG AAGTCCTCCGAGGCCGCCGTACCTTCAGTGGCCCCCATCTCATCACAAGCGGTTGAGAAGAGCAAGGCTGAG GCCCAGAAGAAGGATGAGGGCCAGAGGGACGCCCGAGGCAGCCCCGCCCGGAGGCCAGAGCCCGCCGTCGACCTGCTGGGCCTGG ACACCCCCGCGGTCAGTGCTGGCAGCGGCTTGGCCGGTGCAGCCCCGCTCAGCGACGACCTGGACATCTTTGGGCCCATGGTGTCCAACCCACTGCCATCCTCCTCCGCACAG CAGGGCGGCAGCAACACGGCAGCGTCGGGGGCAACGTCAGCGCCTGGAGCGGGAGGCTCAGGTCCAGCCCAGGGGGACCTGGACCTGTTTGGTGAGAGAGGCAGCAAGACAGAGGAGACCAGCAAGAAGCCACTCTCCAAGGACTCCATCCTGTCCCTGTACagcagtggtggtggtggaatgTCCCAGCAACCGGCCCCAG CTGCCATGTATATGGGAGCCTCCCAGATGCAGTTCCCCACCCCGCCCGCCGCGGCCTTCCAGGGCTACGCCCCCATGAGCGGGGCAGTGCCAGCCAGCCCCATGGTGGGTGCCATGGTGGGCCAGAACACAGGCGTGATGGTCAGCATGGCGATGCCCAACGGCTTCATGGGGAGCGTTCCGGGCGGGGTGACGAGCACGGCGCCGGGCATGATGccaccacaggggggcgctgtGCCAACTGGGGCGGTGCCCGCCCAGAACATGTATGCTATGCAGCCCGGCCAGCAGGGACAGTGGAACGTGGGCCAG GTGAACCAGCAAATGTCCGGGATGAGTCTGAAtggagtggggggaggggctgtgagCTTCGGACAGCCGCCTGCCTGGACCgggccccccccaggccagacCCTCAGCACACAACTGTGGAAGTGA
- the LOC111836813 gene encoding stromal membrane-associated protein 1-like isoform X5 encodes MATRSEREKAQKLNEQHQAILSKMLREEDNKYCADCEAKGPRWASWNLGVFICIRCAGIHRNLGVHISRVKSVNLDQWTPEQIQKSSEAAVPSVAPISSQAVEKSKAEKEREKEERRMEREVARGDRLAASEKAQKKDEGQRDARGSPARRPEPAVDLLGLDTPAVSAGSGLAGAAPLSDDLDIFGPMVSNPLPSSSAQQGGSNTAASGATSAPGAGGSGPAQGDLDLFGERGSKTEETSKKPLSKDSILSLYSSGGGGMSQQPAPAAMYMGASQMQFPTPPAAAFQGYAPMSGAVPASPMVGAMVGQNTGVMVSMAMPNGFMGSVPGGVTSTAPGMMPPQGGAVPTGAVPAQNMYAMQPGQQGQWNVGQVNQQMSGMSLNGVGGGAVSFGQPPAWTGPPPGQTLSTQLWK; translated from the exons GTCCACGATGGGCCTCCTGGAATCTCGGAGTCTTCATCTGCATCCGCTGCGCCGGCATCCACCGCAACCTGGGCGTGCACATATCGCGCGTCAAGTCCGTCAACCTGGATCAGTGGACCCCGGAGCAGATCCAG AAGTCCTCCGAGGCCGCCGTACCTTCAGTGGCCCCCATCTCATCACAAGCGGTTGAGAAGAGCAAGGCTGAG AAGGAGCGAGAGAAAGAAGAGAGGAGGATGGAAAGGGAGGTGGCCAGGGGGGATCGGTTGGCAGCCAGCGAGAAG GCCCAGAAGAAGGATGAGGGCCAGAGGGACGCCCGAGGCAGCCCCGCCCGGAGGCCAGAGCCCGCCGTCGACCTGCTGGGCCTGG ACACCCCCGCGGTCAGTGCTGGCAGCGGCTTGGCCGGTGCAGCCCCGCTCAGCGACGACCTGGACATCTTTGGGCCCATGGTGTCCAACCCACTGCCATCCTCCTCCGCACAG CAGGGCGGCAGCAACACGGCAGCGTCGGGGGCAACGTCAGCGCCTGGAGCGGGAGGCTCAGGTCCAGCCCAGGGGGACCTGGACCTGTTTGGTGAGAGAGGCAGCAAGACAGAGGAGACCAGCAAGAAGCCACTCTCCAAGGACTCCATCCTGTCCCTGTACagcagtggtggtggtggaatgTCCCAGCAACCGGCCCCAG CTGCCATGTATATGGGAGCCTCCCAGATGCAGTTCCCCACCCCGCCCGCCGCGGCCTTCCAGGGCTACGCCCCCATGAGCGGGGCAGTGCCAGCCAGCCCCATGGTGGGTGCCATGGTGGGCCAGAACACAGGCGTGATGGTCAGCATGGCGATGCCCAACGGCTTCATGGGGAGCGTTCCGGGCGGGGTGACGAGCACGGCGCCGGGCATGATGccaccacaggggggcgctgtGCCAACTGGGGCGGTGCCCGCCCAGAACATGTATGCTATGCAGCCCGGCCAGCAGGGACAGTGGAACGTGGGCCAG GTGAACCAGCAAATGTCCGGGATGAGTCTGAAtggagtggggggaggggctgtgagCTTCGGACAGCCGCCTGCCTGGACCgggccccccccaggccagacCCTCAGCACACAACTGTGGAAGTGA
- the LOC111836813 gene encoding stromal membrane-associated protein 1-like isoform X3 gives MATRSEREKAQKLNEQHQAILSKMLREEDNKYCADCEAKGPRWASWNLGVFICIRCAGIHRNLGVHISRVKSVNLDQWTPEQIQSVQDMGNSKARRLYEATLPESFRRPQTDQAVEFFIRDKYERKKYYDKSVAEAIAKSSEAAVPSVAPISSQAVEKSKAEAQKKDEGQRDARGSPARRPEPAVDLLGLDTPAVSAGSGLAGAAPLSDDLDIFGPMVSNPLPSSSAQQGGSNTAASGATSAPGAGGSGPAQGDLDLFGERGSKTEETSKKPLSKDSILSLYSSGGGGMSQQPAPAAMYMGASQMQFPTPPAAAFQGYAPMSGAVPASPMVGAMVGQNTGVMVSMAMPNGFMGSVPGGVTSTAPGMMPPQGGAVPTGAVPAQNMYAMQPGQQGQWNVGQVNQQMSGMSLNGVGGGAVSFGQPPAWTGPPPGQTLSTQLWK, from the exons GTCCACGATGGGCCTCCTGGAATCTCGGAGTCTTCATCTGCATCCGCTGCGCCGGCATCCACCGCAACCTGGGCGTGCACATATCGCGCGTCAAGTCCGTCAACCTGGATCAGTGGACCCCGGAGCAGATCCAG AGCGTGCAGGACATGGGCAACAGCAAGGCCCGCCGGCTGTACGAGGCCACCCTCCCGGAGAGCTTCAGGAGGCCTCAGACCGACCA AGCCGTGGAGTTCTTCATCAGGGACAAGTACGAGAGGAAGAAGTACTATGACAAGAGCGTGGCAGAGGCCATCGCC AAGTCCTCCGAGGCCGCCGTACCTTCAGTGGCCCCCATCTCATCACAAGCGGTTGAGAAGAGCAAGGCTGAG GCCCAGAAGAAGGATGAGGGCCAGAGGGACGCCCGAGGCAGCCCCGCCCGGAGGCCAGAGCCCGCCGTCGACCTGCTGGGCCTGG ACACCCCCGCGGTCAGTGCTGGCAGCGGCTTGGCCGGTGCAGCCCCGCTCAGCGACGACCTGGACATCTTTGGGCCCATGGTGTCCAACCCACTGCCATCCTCCTCCGCACAG CAGGGCGGCAGCAACACGGCAGCGTCGGGGGCAACGTCAGCGCCTGGAGCGGGAGGCTCAGGTCCAGCCCAGGGGGACCTGGACCTGTTTGGTGAGAGAGGCAGCAAGACAGAGGAGACCAGCAAGAAGCCACTCTCCAAGGACTCCATCCTGTCCCTGTACagcagtggtggtggtggaatgTCCCAGCAACCGGCCCCAG CTGCCATGTATATGGGAGCCTCCCAGATGCAGTTCCCCACCCCGCCCGCCGCGGCCTTCCAGGGCTACGCCCCCATGAGCGGGGCAGTGCCAGCCAGCCCCATGGTGGGTGCCATGGTGGGCCAGAACACAGGCGTGATGGTCAGCATGGCGATGCCCAACGGCTTCATGGGGAGCGTTCCGGGCGGGGTGACGAGCACGGCGCCGGGCATGATGccaccacaggggggcgctgtGCCAACTGGGGCGGTGCCCGCCCAGAACATGTATGCTATGCAGCCCGGCCAGCAGGGACAGTGGAACGTGGGCCAG GTGAACCAGCAAATGTCCGGGATGAGTCTGAAtggagtggggggaggggctgtgagCTTCGGACAGCCGCCTGCCTGGACCgggccccccccaggccagacCCTCAGCACACAACTGTGGAAGTGA